In Chelmon rostratus isolate fCheRos1 chromosome 9, fCheRos1.pri, whole genome shotgun sequence, the following proteins share a genomic window:
- the qdpra gene encoding quinoid dihydropteridine reductase a, whose amino-acid sequence MAANKVIVYGGRGALGSKCVQLFKSKGWWVASIDMVANEEANENVIVKLSESFTEQAAQVTADVAQLLGEQKVDAILCVAGGWAGGSCSSKDLYKNSDLMWKQSVWTSTISSHLASLHLKQGGLLTLAGAKAALSGTGGMVGYGMAKAAVHQLCQSLAAKNSGMPSGAAAVAILPVTLDTPMNRKFMPNADFSSWTPLEYVAEMFFSWATGTNRPASGSLMQLLTSGGETQAVAVQ is encoded by the exons ATGGCTGCTAACAAGGTGATCGTGTATGGCGGAAGAGGCGCTTTGGGCTCGAAGTGTGTCCAACTTTTCAAATCCAAAGGATGG TGGGTTGCCAGCATCGACATGGTTGCGAACGAGGAGGCGAACGAAAACGTGATCGTGAAGTTGAGTGAATCTTTCACCGAGCAGGCAGCACAG GTGACGGCAGACGTGGCCCAGTTACTAGGGGAACAGAAAGTAGATGCCATCTTGTGTGTGGCAGGAGGATGGGCGGGAGGAAGCTGCAGTTCCAAAG ATTTATACAAAAACTCAGATCTGATGTGGAAACAGAGTGTGTGGACCTCCACTATCTCCAGCCACCTCGCCTCTCTGCACCTAAAACAAGGCGGACTGTTGACTTTGGCCGGGGCCAAAGCGGCCCTGTCAGGCACCGGAG GCATGGTGGGCTATGGCATGGCCAAAGCTGCCGTCCACCAGCTGTGTCAGAGCCTTGCAGCAAAAAACAGTGGGATGCCCTccggagctgctgctgtggctaTACTACC GGTTACCTTGGATACGCCAATGAACAGGAAGTTCATGCCTAACGCAGATTTCAGTTCCTGGACACCGCTGGAGTATGTCGCAGA aatGTTCTTCAGCTGGGCCACAGGGACAAACCGGCCGGCTTCCGGAAGCCTGATGCAGCTGCTGACCTCCGGAGGCGAAACCCAGGCTGTGGCCGTGCAGTAG